The Candidatus Schekmanbacteria bacterium nucleotide sequence GGACGAATCCGATGAATTGCTGTTTCCTGCCAGAAAATTAGCCATATCAACATCGCCAATCATTACTGAATAATTTTTTCTGATTTCAAAAGTCCTCTTCAATTCATCTAAAGCTTTTTTGTCATTGCCTATTTTCAAATAACAATATCCTTTCAGGTAATGAAGCAGAGCGTTTCCATTATATCTCTTTTCGAGATTTGAAAGAAGGTTTAAAGCAAGGGAATAATTGGAGGAATTTATCGTTTCTTCGATTTTTTCCAAATCTTTATTTGGAATACGATTGCATCCAAAGGATATGAAAATAAAAAAAAAGACAAGAATAGAAAAATATCTCAATGAAGTTGAACTTTTGGAAAAAATCATCTTCTTAATGAGCAAAAGAAGGATAAGTCAAATAGCAAACTACATAAACGATGTTGAAATTAAACAAAAACTATTTAACTTCGTGCCAGTTTTTTATTGTCGTTGATGGAGTAAATGGGACAGTATCTCCTCCACCACCTCCATTGACATTTGCATTCGAATTACTGTTGTCAGTTGCAATTACTGAGAAGCTGAATACTGTAGTCATAATACCTGCCGCTAATAGAATTGTAAAAAATTTCTTTATTTTTGACATTTCATCCTCCTGTCTTTTTCAATTTATAATACATCATTAGTTGACTTCATGCCAGTTTTTTATTGTTGAATTTGGCTGAACATTATTCCCTTGTCCTTGTGGCGCATTTACATTCATTTCTGAATTGGTATTTGAATCAGCTCTTGTGGAAACAGTTGAAAACATAAGCACACCAGTGAAAGCCACAATTACCAATATTGCAACAATAAGTTTCTTTAACATTTTTTATTCTCCTTTTTAAAAGATTCTACCATTTGTCATAACTGTTTGAAACCCAAAGTCCTGCTGATGAGCCAGATGGATTCCCAGCGCTTCTCGAAAGCGAGTTTACATCTACAAGCACAACTTTATAAATTTCGCCATTACTGATCGACAGGGCTGGAGCGCCTGATGTATCTGGCACATAATTTCCTCCACTCAACACACATTCTGGTTCTTCTCCGCTTCCACCTGCATAAACCTTGTAGCGCCACCCTCGAGTGTTGCTCAAACAAAATGTCTTATTGGTTGTGTTTATTTCAGGTTCACCAACTATCTGCCAATCCGAAGTGGCTAAATTATTATCTCCATCCTTGTAAATGATAATCGCTTTTGTAGTGTTATCGTTTGTGCATATACCCGTAATTTTGTTGAGTGCAGCATCTATACCTAAATCATTTCCAACACCTCCAATGATTACATTGTTATTTGCAATATTGTCTATATCGCTGGTACCATCGGAAGGGTCTTTAAAAGTTTGAAAAGACAAAAGATTATTTTCAAATTTTATTTCAATATCAGCTTCTACTTTTTTTGCATTGGTGCCAGAGAATGTTGACCGCACATTCCTAAATGCGATTACAGTGGGATTTACCCATAACCATTGGGGCCTAGGCAGTGTTATGTCCGCATATTCCGACCCAATAATTATGGTCTTATAAAGAGTTGTTGCGTTTTCAGCATTTGCTTCAGAAAGGGGTGTAGTTTTTGCAGCATCTATATACCAAGAAGAATCAACCCAATTCAAAAAGTTGGTAATCGTGTTTTTTGGTGAATCGCCAACGACATAAATTTGAGTATTCTTGGTTGTGGCGCTTGTGCCGGCAAAATTGCTGACAGCGCTTGATTTCAAATTACCTTCCGTAACCTCCATACCTCCTTCAGCAACATATAAGGCATCTGTAGCAGTGCGAAGATTGCCTGATATTTTTAATTCAGTTGAAGTTATGAAAAGTGCACCAACTCCTAAAACTGTCAATATAGCAAGCAAAAACATTGCAAGAGCTAAAACAAATCCATCTCTATTTTTTCTCAATTTCTTCATAATCAAATCAATCCAATCCCACATTTCTCAATTTTATTTCAGATTCAAGAGTCATCCTATGATAACCGTCGTTGTATGTATCTCCACAGTTGTAAGTTCCTGAGCTTGAATAGTAAGGATCTTCCCTCGATGTCCGAGCTACGATTAGAACTTTTATCTTTCTGATACTCTTTCTCTCATCAAGTGACAAATTGATGTTTTTATAGGGCGATGCGCTGCTAATTTGATTTCCATTTTCATCATAATATTTAAATTCCAGGTAGTCAATATCATCTACAACAGTCTGTGCAGTTGCCCCATCTACTGAGCGAGTTACCTTAATCGTGGCGGCGTCAGTTGAATGTTTATGGTCAGATGGATTTAGAGAATATGTTACGGTATTGATTATATGAAGCACAGAACCTTGTGAAAAATCATTAGTCATCGCATTGATATTTAATGTCCCTTCAGAACTTGAAGTTACAGTTGTTGATTCCCACTTATTTCCGTCTGTTATGTAAATTGTATCACCACTCTGAAAATTGCCATAATAATTATCCGCCGAGGTATCTGCCACTGTATCAACAGAAAGAGAAGTTTGTCCTGCTGTATAATCTGCTGTAAGAGATGCTTTTGCATTGTTCAAGTCAACTAAAAAGGTAATGGAATTTTCAGTAGCATTTGAAATCACGGCTATTTCTGATGGATTGTCAACAGTGGGGATGCCGTAGCCAATCGAGCGAAATTCTCTTGTAAGCATATCCATCATTGTCCGCGCATTCTGCTGCATTTCGACTATAAGGTCTTGGCTGTTATAGGTTTTTTGCTGATTATTTAGAAGCGTGTAAAAAGTAATCATCAATATCGATGCAAGGACTACCGATACCATCAATTCAACTAAGGTAAAACCCTTTCTGTCTTTCAATTTATTCATTGATTTTCTCATAAATTTCGCTATTGGGAAATCACAGTAGTAAAAGATGTTTTCCTCTCTTTTCCAG carries:
- a CDS encoding prepilin-type N-terminal cleavage/methylation domain-containing protein yields the protein MRKSMNKLKDRKGFTLVELMVSVVLASILMITFYTLLNNQQKTYNSQDLIVEMQQNARTMMDMLTREFRSIGYGIPTVDNPSEIAVISNATENSITFLVDLNNAKASLTADYTAGQTSLSVDTVADTSADNYYGNFQSGDTIYITDGNKWESTTVTSSSEGTLNINAMTNDFSQGSVLHIINTVTYSLNPSDHKHSTDAATIKVTRSVDGATAQTVVDDIDYLEFKYYDENGNQISSASPYKNINLSLDERKSIRKIKVLIVARTSREDPYYSSSGTYNCGDTYNDGYHRMTLESEIKLRNVGLD